One Actinomadura viridis genomic region harbors:
- a CDS encoding alpha,alpha-trehalose-phosphate synthase (UDP-forming) yields the protein MSQVLVASNRGPVSFSLSDDGALTMRRGAGGLVSGLAGIMGRTGRESGTEAAAGEAGAGAGAGAEVPEVLWVCAALGEADRAAARHAPEGRLDLAGYEPGGAAVRMLDIPAATFQRAYNAVANSTLWFVHHLLYDTPSTPHFDARSRRDWQSYEAYNAAFADALARDAAPGAKAAVQDYHLSLTPRMLRDRRPDLKIVHFSHTPWAPPEYYRLLPDDIGERILDGILGADHAAFLADRWAEAFLDCCARLPGVKVDRDARTVTRAGHVTGVGVYGLGVDGDALRRRAAEPDVTARVAALREQVGDRRLIVRVDRTELSKNIVRGLAAYREMLVNHPEWRGRVVHLAFAYPSRHDLPEYREYTAAVQRMAARISDEFGTDGWEPLILQVNDDYPRSLAAYRMADVLLVNPIRDGMNLVAKEGPVVSEHGCALVLSREAGAAGELGRDALIVNPYDVTQTSEALHQALLMPQDQRTARCERLRAAATALPPQRWFSEQLAALD from the coding sequence ATGAGCCAGGTGCTGGTGGCGTCCAACCGGGGGCCGGTGTCGTTCTCCCTCTCCGACGACGGCGCGCTGACCATGCGGCGCGGGGCCGGCGGGCTCGTGTCCGGGCTGGCCGGGATCATGGGCCGGACGGGCCGGGAGAGCGGCACGGAGGCCGCCGCGGGCGAAGCGGGGGCGGGGGCCGGGGCCGGGGCGGAGGTGCCCGAGGTTCTGTGGGTGTGCGCCGCTCTCGGCGAGGCCGACCGGGCGGCCGCGCGCCACGCGCCGGAGGGCCGCCTCGACCTCGCCGGGTACGAGCCGGGCGGGGCGGCGGTGCGGATGCTCGACATCCCCGCGGCCACCTTCCAGCGGGCCTACAACGCCGTGGCCAACTCGACGCTGTGGTTCGTCCACCACCTGCTGTACGACACCCCGTCCACGCCGCACTTCGACGCCCGCTCCCGGCGCGACTGGCAGTCGTACGAGGCGTACAACGCGGCGTTCGCCGACGCCCTGGCCAGGGACGCCGCGCCCGGCGCCAAGGCGGCCGTCCAGGACTACCACCTGTCGCTGACGCCGCGGATGCTGCGCGACCGGCGCCCGGACCTGAAGATCGTGCACTTCTCGCACACGCCGTGGGCACCGCCCGAGTACTACCGGCTGCTCCCCGACGACATCGGCGAGCGGATCCTGGACGGCATCCTGGGCGCCGACCACGCCGCGTTCCTGGCCGACCGGTGGGCCGAGGCGTTCCTGGACTGCTGCGCGCGGCTGCCCGGCGTCAAGGTGGACCGGGACGCCCGCACCGTCACCCGCGCCGGACATGTCACCGGTGTCGGGGTGTACGGGCTGGGCGTCGACGGGGACGCGCTGCGCCGGCGCGCGGCCGAGCCGGACGTCACGGCCAGGGTGGCGGCGCTGCGCGAGCAGGTCGGCGACCGGCGGCTGATCGTGCGCGTCGACCGGACCGAGCTGTCCAAGAACATCGTGCGGGGCCTGGCCGCGTACCGGGAGATGCTGGTCAACCATCCCGAGTGGCGCGGACGGGTGGTGCACCTGGCCTTCGCCTACCCGTCCCGGCACGATCTGCCCGAGTACCGGGAGTACACCGCGGCCGTGCAGCGGATGGCGGCGCGGATCTCCGACGAGTTCGGCACGGACGGCTGGGAGCCGCTGATCCTCCAGGTGAACGACGACTATCCGCGGTCGCTGGCGGCGTACCGGATGGCGGACGTGCTGCTGGTCAACCCCATCCGCGACGGCATGAACCTGGTCGCCAAGGAGGGCCCGGTCGTGTCGGAGCACGGGTGCGCGCTGGTGCTGTCACGCGAGGCGGGAGCCGCGGGGGAGCTCGGCCGCGACGCTCTCATCGTCAACCCCTACGACGTGACGCAGACCTCGGAGGCGCTGCACCAGGCGCTGCTCATGCCGCAGGATCAGCGCACCGCGCGCTGCGAACGGCTCAGGGCGGCGGCGACCGCGCTCCCGCCGCAACGCTGGTTCAGCGAGCAACTGGCGGCACTCGACTGA
- the groL gene encoding chaperonin GroEL (60 kDa chaperone family; promotes refolding of misfolded polypeptides especially under stressful conditions; forms two stacked rings of heptamers to form a barrel-shaped 14mer; ends can be capped by GroES; misfolded proteins enter the barrel where they are refolded when GroES binds) translates to MAAKMIAFDEEARRGLERGMNQLADAVKVTLGPKGRNVVLEKKWGAPTITNDGVSIAKEIELEDAWEKIGAELVKEVAKKTDDVAGDGTTTATVLAQALVREGLRNVAAGANPMSLKRGIEAAVERVSEELSKLAKDVETKEQIASTASISAGDPQIGEMIAEAMDKVGKEGVITVEESNTFGLELELTEGMRFDKGYISPYFVTDPERMEAVLEDPYILIVQGKASANKDLLPVLEGVMQSGKPLLIIAEDVEGEALATLVVNKIRGIFKSVAVKAPGFGDRRKAMLGDIATLTGGQVISEDVGLKLENTTLDMLGRARKIVVTKDETTVVDGAGDANEIAGRVNQIRTEIDATDSDYDREKLQERLAKLAGGVAVIKAGAATEVELKERKHRIEDAVRNAKAAVEEGIVPGGGVALLQAGIPAFDKLELAGDEATGAAIVKRALEEPLKQIAVNAGLEGGVVVEKVRNLTPGEGLNAATGDYVNMFEAGILDPAKVTRSALQNASSIAALFLTTEAVIAEKPEKNAAPAGGMPDAGGMDF, encoded by the coding sequence ATGGCTGCAAAGATGATCGCGTTCGACGAGGAGGCCCGCCGGGGTCTGGAGCGCGGTATGAACCAGCTCGCCGACGCCGTGAAGGTCACCCTTGGTCCCAAGGGTCGCAACGTGGTGTTGGAGAAGAAGTGGGGCGCTCCCACGATCACCAACGACGGTGTGTCGATCGCCAAGGAGATCGAGCTCGAGGACGCCTGGGAGAAGATCGGCGCCGAGCTGGTCAAGGAGGTCGCCAAGAAGACCGACGACGTCGCCGGTGACGGGACGACGACGGCGACCGTGCTGGCCCAGGCGCTGGTGCGCGAGGGTCTGCGCAACGTCGCCGCCGGCGCCAACCCGATGTCGCTCAAGCGCGGTATCGAGGCCGCGGTCGAGCGGGTCAGCGAGGAGCTGTCCAAGCTGGCCAAGGACGTGGAGACCAAGGAGCAGATCGCCTCCACGGCCTCCATCTCCGCCGGCGACCCGCAGATCGGCGAGATGATCGCCGAGGCGATGGACAAGGTCGGCAAGGAAGGCGTCATCACCGTCGAGGAGAGCAACACCTTCGGGCTGGAGCTCGAGCTCACCGAGGGTATGCGCTTCGACAAGGGCTACATCTCGCCCTACTTCGTCACCGACCCCGAGCGGATGGAAGCGGTCCTGGAGGACCCGTACATCCTGATCGTTCAGGGCAAGGCGTCGGCCAACAAGGACCTGCTGCCCGTCCTCGAGGGCGTCATGCAGTCCGGCAAGCCGCTGCTGATCATCGCCGAGGACGTCGAGGGCGAGGCCCTGGCGACCCTGGTGGTCAACAAGATCCGCGGGATCTTCAAGTCCGTCGCCGTCAAGGCGCCGGGCTTCGGCGACCGCCGCAAGGCCATGCTCGGTGACATCGCCACCCTGACCGGTGGCCAGGTCATCTCCGAGGACGTGGGCCTGAAGCTGGAGAACACCACCCTCGACATGCTGGGCCGCGCCCGCAAGATCGTGGTGACCAAGGACGAGACCACCGTCGTCGACGGTGCCGGTGACGCCAACGAGATCGCGGGCCGGGTCAACCAGATCCGCACCGAGATCGACGCGACCGACTCCGACTACGACCGCGAGAAGCTGCAGGAGCGCCTGGCCAAGCTCGCCGGCGGTGTCGCGGTCATCAAGGCCGGTGCCGCCACCGAGGTGGAGCTCAAGGAGCGCAAGCACCGCATCGAGGACGCCGTCCGCAACGCCAAGGCGGCCGTCGAGGAGGGCATCGTGCCCGGCGGTGGCGTCGCGCTGCTGCAGGCCGGTATCCCCGCCTTCGACAAGCTGGAGCTCGCCGGCGACGAGGCCACCGGTGCCGCGATCGTCAAGCGGGCCCTGGAGGAGCCGCTGAAGCAGATCGCGGTCAACGCCGGTCTCGAGGGCGGCGTCGTGGTGGAGAAGGTGCGCAACCTCACCCCGGGTGAGGGCCTGAACGCCGCCACCGGCGACTACGTCAACATGTTCGAGGCGGGCATCCTCGACCCGGCCAAGGTCACCCGGTCGGCGCTGCAGAACGCTTCGTCGATCGCGGCGCTGTTCCTGACCACCGAGGCCGTCATCGCCGAGAAGCCGGAGAAGAACGCGGCTCCGGCGGGCGGCATGCCCGACGCCGGCGGCATGGACTTCTGA
- a CDS encoding MoaD/ThiS family protein, protein MSTVSVRIPTILRNLTGGDSEVKAEGATLRAVVADLEANHPGIAARLLDDNGKIRRFVNVYVGDEDVRFADGLDTPTPEGAQVSIIPAVAGG, encoded by the coding sequence ATGAGCACCGTGTCCGTGCGGATCCCGACGATCCTCCGGAACCTGACCGGCGGCGATTCGGAGGTCAAGGCCGAGGGCGCCACGCTGCGCGCCGTCGTGGCCGACCTCGAGGCCAACCACCCCGGCATCGCCGCCCGCCTCCTCGACGACAACGGCAAGATCCGGCGCTTCGTCAACGTCTACGTGGGCGACGAGGACGTGCGGTTCGCCGACGGTCTGGACACCCCCACCCCCGAGGGCGCCCAGGTCTCGATCATCCCCGCGGTCGCCGGCGGCTGA
- the thrC gene encoding threonine synthase, whose translation MASTSAANLGPATALTCRECGNSRELGPYYACEECFGPLEISYDFGGITRADIEAGPRNIWRYRGLLPVPSNVAETPNTEPGLTRLVRADQLAESLGMDRLWVKDDSGNPTHSFKDRVVAVALAAARELGFKVLACPSTGNLANAVAAAAARAGIRSAVFVPSDLESQKIITTAVYGGTFVTVDGNYDDVNRLASEIAGEQEDWAFVNVNVRPYYAEGSKTLGYEIAEQLGWRLPDQIVVPVASGSQLTKIDKAFQELIKLGLVEDRPYKVFGAQAAGCDPVAAAFKAGHDVVRPVKPATIAKSLAIGNPADGPYVLDVVRRTGGAVEDVTDEQVVEGIRLLARTEGIFGETAGGVTVANLRKLVENGALDPSAETVIINSGDGLKTLDAVSSQVGPSANITPSLEAFRAADLA comes from the coding sequence ATGGCATCCACGTCTGCCGCAAACCTCGGACCCGCGACCGCGCTGACCTGCCGCGAATGTGGCAACAGCAGGGAACTCGGCCCGTACTACGCCTGCGAAGAGTGTTTCGGCCCCCTGGAGATCTCCTACGACTTCGGGGGCATCACCCGCGCCGACATCGAGGCGGGCCCGCGCAACATCTGGCGCTACCGCGGCCTGCTGCCCGTCCCGTCCAACGTCGCCGAGACGCCCAACACCGAGCCGGGCCTCACCCGCCTCGTCCGGGCCGACCAGCTCGCCGAGTCGCTCGGCATGGACCGGCTGTGGGTCAAGGACGACAGCGGCAACCCGACCCACTCGTTCAAGGACCGGGTGGTCGCGGTGGCGCTGGCCGCGGCCCGCGAGCTCGGCTTCAAGGTGCTGGCCTGCCCGTCCACCGGCAACCTGGCCAACGCGGTCGCCGCCGCGGCGGCGCGGGCGGGCATCCGCAGCGCGGTGTTCGTGCCGTCCGACCTGGAGAGCCAGAAGATCATCACCACCGCGGTGTACGGCGGCACCTTCGTCACCGTGGACGGCAACTACGACGACGTCAACCGGCTGGCCTCGGAGATCGCGGGCGAGCAGGAGGACTGGGCGTTCGTGAACGTCAACGTGCGGCCGTACTACGCCGAGGGCTCCAAGACCCTGGGGTACGAGATCGCCGAGCAGCTCGGCTGGCGGCTGCCCGACCAGATCGTCGTCCCGGTGGCGTCCGGCTCCCAGCTGACCAAGATCGACAAGGCGTTCCAGGAGCTGATCAAGCTCGGCCTGGTCGAGGACCGGCCGTACAAGGTCTTCGGCGCCCAGGCCGCCGGCTGCGACCCGGTGGCCGCCGCCTTCAAGGCCGGGCACGACGTCGTCCGCCCGGTCAAGCCGGCCACCATCGCCAAGTCCCTGGCCATCGGCAACCCCGCCGACGGCCCGTACGTGCTGGACGTCGTCCGGCGCACCGGCGGCGCCGTGGAGGACGTCACCGACGAGCAGGTCGTCGAGGGCATCCGGCTGCTCGCCCGCACCGAGGGGATCTTCGGCGAGACCGCGGGCGGGGTCACCGTGGCCAACCTGCGCAAGCTGGTGGAGAACGGCGCGCTGGACCCGTCCGCCGAGACCGTGATCATCAACTCCGGGGACGGGCTGAAGACCCTGGACGCGGTCTCCTCCCAGGTGGGGCCGTCGGCGAACATCACCCCGTCGCTGGAGGCGTTCCGCGCCGCCGACCTCGCCTGA
- a CDS encoding histidine phosphatase family protein: MATEIVFETHSWSVDNDRGIATGWLPGSLSDRGRELALELGERRRADRLSAVFTSDLARAVETAALAFAGTDVPILHDWRLRECDYGDGNGMPAAELHKDRTLHIDRPYPGGESWRQAVHRVGRFLGDLPLRWSGTRVLVIGHVATRWAFDHYIDGEPLEELVNADFGWREGWEYRLT; encoded by the coding sequence ATGGCGACAGAGATCGTTTTCGAGACGCATTCCTGGAGCGTGGACAACGACCGTGGCATCGCCACCGGGTGGCTGCCCGGGAGCCTGTCCGACCGTGGCCGGGAGCTCGCCCTGGAGCTGGGCGAACGGCGCCGGGCGGACCGTCTTTCCGCGGTCTTCACCTCCGACCTCGCCCGCGCGGTCGAAACGGCCGCCCTCGCGTTCGCAGGCACCGACGTCCCGATCCTGCACGACTGGCGGCTGCGCGAGTGCGACTACGGCGACGGCAACGGCATGCCCGCGGCCGAGCTGCACAAGGACCGGACGCTGCACATCGACCGGCCCTACCCGGGCGGTGAGAGCTGGCGGCAGGCGGTGCACCGCGTGGGCCGCTTCCTGGGAGATCTGCCCTTGCGCTGGTCGGGTACGCGGGTCCTGGTCATCGGGCACGTCGCGACGCGCTGGGCGTTCGACCACTACATCGACGGCGAGCCCCTGGAGGAGTTGGTGAACGCCGACTTCGGCTGGCGCGAAGGATGGGAGTACCGCCTGACCTGA
- a CDS encoding phospholipid scramblase-related protein, translated as MTDLFTSPVLRVEQPRRVPAARSRYKVFDGQGTLLAEADERDVPLRRQASRALFGEGDDRRTVHVEDGRGHPLLILEKPKSARFPVGTWVSTPDGALIGSIRMDTHRFRYVLLDMAERPVGRLEGNRSARKFKVLDGHGAHVAQVDKKWKGAATELLTTADRYGVEIFQPLPDPLRVLVVAAPLAIDLMLYEGKDWPLDAF; from the coding sequence ATGACCGACCTCTTCACGTCCCCGGTGCTGCGCGTGGAGCAGCCGCGGCGAGTCCCGGCCGCCCGTTCCCGGTACAAGGTGTTCGACGGCCAGGGCACGCTCCTGGCCGAGGCGGACGAACGCGACGTCCCCCTGCGCCGCCAGGCGTCCCGTGCCCTCTTCGGTGAGGGGGACGACCGGCGCACCGTCCATGTGGAGGACGGCCGGGGGCACCCGCTGCTGATCCTGGAGAAGCCCAAGTCCGCCCGGTTCCCCGTGGGCACCTGGGTGAGCACTCCGGACGGCGCCCTGATCGGCTCGATCCGCATGGACACCCACCGGTTCCGTTACGTCCTGCTGGACATGGCCGAGCGCCCCGTGGGCCGCCTGGAGGGCAACCGCAGCGCCCGCAAGTTCAAGGTCCTGGACGGGCACGGCGCCCATGTCGCCCAGGTCGACAAGAAGTGGAAGGGCGCCGCGACCGAGCTGCTCACGACCGCCGACCGGTACGGGGTCGAGATCTTCCAGCCCCTCCCGGACCCTTTGCGCGTCCTGGTCGTCGCCGCCCCGCTCGCCATCGACCTGATGCTGTACGAAGGCAAGGACTGGCCCCTGGACGCCTTCTGA
- a CDS encoding cation diffusion facilitator family transporter, protein MSRSETTKTVLVAGAANLILAVTKLVAGVLAGSSAMLAEGAHSVADTLNQGFLLASLRRSERPPDGRHPFGYGNERYFWSLLAAFGIFVAGGGYSIFEGILTISGRETGGGEQVWLAFTVLGVAALLEGTSWLRAFTQARREVRESGRDLVDHVRHTPDLTFKAALFEDTAAMIGLVIAATGLTLREITGSQVWDGLASVLIGLLLVGVAFALGRDSRHLLIGQSVEPRTQREIRMEIASARGVTGVEELFTMHFGPEEVLVAAKVHFSDAISADEAEDIAGDIDRRLQERLPIVRHVFLDPTQREPEPAAPRRRRAAFRRRPVG, encoded by the coding sequence ATGAGCAGGTCGGAAACCACCAAAACGGTGCTCGTGGCAGGGGCGGCCAATCTCATTCTCGCGGTCACCAAACTGGTGGCGGGGGTGCTGGCGGGATCGAGCGCGATGCTCGCGGAGGGGGCGCACTCGGTCGCCGACACCCTCAACCAGGGCTTCCTGCTGGCCTCGCTGAGGCGCAGCGAACGGCCGCCGGACGGGCGGCACCCGTTCGGCTACGGCAACGAACGCTACTTCTGGTCGCTGCTGGCCGCGTTCGGGATCTTCGTGGCGGGCGGCGGCTACTCGATCTTCGAGGGGATCCTGACGATCAGCGGCCGGGAGACCGGCGGTGGCGAACAGGTCTGGCTGGCGTTCACGGTGCTCGGCGTGGCGGCCCTGCTGGAGGGCACCTCCTGGCTGCGCGCGTTCACCCAGGCCCGCCGGGAGGTCCGCGAGAGCGGCCGGGACCTGGTGGACCACGTACGGCACACGCCCGATCTCACGTTCAAGGCCGCGCTGTTCGAGGACACCGCGGCGATGATCGGGCTGGTGATCGCCGCCACCGGGCTGACGCTGCGGGAGATCACCGGCTCCCAGGTGTGGGACGGCCTCGCCTCCGTCCTGATCGGCCTGCTCCTGGTGGGGGTGGCGTTCGCGCTCGGCCGTGACAGCCGTCACCTGCTCATCGGCCAGTCGGTGGAGCCGCGGACGCAGCGCGAGATCCGGATGGAGATCGCCTCGGCCCGCGGCGTGACCGGCGTCGAGGAGCTGTTCACCATGCACTTCGGCCCGGAGGAGGTCCTGGTCGCGGCCAAGGTGCACTTCTCCGACGCCATCAGCGCCGACGAGGCCGAGGACATCGCCGGGGACATCGACCGGCGGCTCCAGGAGCGCCTGCCGATCGTCCGGCACGTCTTCCTCGACCCGACCCAGCGCGAGCCCGAACCGGCGGCCCCCCGGCGGCGGCGCGCGGCCTTCCGGCGCCGCCCCGTCGGCTGA
- a CDS encoding cold-shock protein, producing MAQGTVKWFNADKGYGFIAVDGGRDVFVHYSAIMMDGYRSLEQGQRVEFEITQSDRGPQADSVRAI from the coding sequence ATGGCGCAAGGCACAGTCAAGTGGTTCAACGCGGACAAGGGCTACGGCTTCATCGCGGTGGACGGAGGCCGGGACGTCTTCGTCCACTACTCGGCCATCATGATGGACGGCTACCGCAGCCTCGAACAGGGGCAGCGCGTCGAGTTCGAGATCACCCAGAGCGACCGGGGCCCGCAGGCGGACTCCGTACGAGCCATCTGA
- a CDS encoding 2'-5' RNA ligase family protein, with the protein MSPLPTQMINRWQNRTEPGPGQGTIYWHILVGDRPEVRDLAQSAQARLARFPGLHMPPPEWLHITTLVAGPTNEITDDQQQEMLTTASGLLAKIPPATATLGRVFYHPEAIAITVQPTAHLDRVREAVQTATVKVTGREGHTEGPTRWAPHLTIAYSEAEQPAGPLVTALGHELPTCETTINAVSLVDQRGPERLWDWHPVGQARLLGNH; encoded by the coding sequence ATGAGTCCTCTGCCCACGCAGATGATCAATCGGTGGCAGAACCGCACGGAACCCGGCCCAGGCCAGGGCACCATCTATTGGCACATCCTCGTAGGCGACCGCCCCGAGGTGCGCGACCTCGCCCAATCCGCTCAAGCACGACTCGCCCGCTTCCCCGGCCTGCACATGCCCCCGCCCGAGTGGCTGCACATCACCACCCTCGTGGCCGGCCCCACCAACGAGATCACCGACGACCAGCAGCAAGAAATGCTCACCACCGCATCGGGCCTCTTGGCCAAGATCCCACCCGCCACCGCCACACTCGGCCGCGTCTTCTACCACCCCGAAGCGATCGCCATCACCGTCCAGCCCACGGCACACCTGGACCGGGTCCGCGAAGCCGTCCAGACGGCCACCGTCAAAGTGACCGGACGCGAAGGCCACACCGAGGGGCCCACACGATGGGCCCCGCACCTGACGATCGCCTACAGCGAAGCAGAACAACCAGCCGGACCACTTGTGACAGCCCTCGGTCACGAGCTTCCCACTTGCGAGACCACCATCAACGCTGTGAGCCTCGTCGACCAGCGCGGCCCAGAACGCCTATGGGACTGGCACCCCGTAGGGCAAGCCCGCCTTCTCGGTAACCACTGA
- a CDS encoding phospholipid scramblase-related protein, translating into MSDPFGSSTLRVEQPRRGPFARSQYKVMEEDGTLLAVADETGERGRAQKLQTYFPGKSELHGRAVLLTTPDGTPLFVVDKEQGRMLTTVRSPEGEVVGTFRTERVGRRYVLHDAGDEPIGEISVDLARNNFVVADTNGKQVAHVRKKWAGVATHLLTTADKYTLTISDPVAEPLRTMAVLTAIAMDMILHESKDIT; encoded by the coding sequence ATGAGCGATCCCTTCGGTTCCTCGACACTGAGGGTCGAGCAACCCCGGCGGGGCCCGTTCGCCAGATCGCAGTACAAGGTCATGGAGGAGGACGGCACCCTGCTCGCGGTCGCCGACGAGACCGGCGAGCGGGGGCGGGCACAGAAGCTCCAGACCTACTTTCCCGGGAAATCCGAGCTCCACGGCAGGGCCGTGCTGCTGACCACCCCCGACGGGACGCCCCTGTTCGTGGTCGACAAGGAGCAGGGCCGGATGCTCACCACGGTGAGGAGCCCCGAGGGCGAGGTGGTCGGCACCTTCCGTACCGAACGCGTCGGCCGCCGCTACGTCCTCCACGACGCCGGGGACGAGCCCATCGGCGAGATCTCGGTGGACCTGGCGCGCAACAACTTCGTGGTCGCCGACACGAACGGGAAGCAGGTCGCGCACGTCCGCAAGAAGTGGGCCGGCGTGGCCACGCACCTGCTGACGACAGCCGACAAGTACACCCTGACGATCAGCGACCCCGTGGCCGAGCCGCTCCGCACCATGGCCGTCCTGACGGCGATCGCCATGGACATGATCCTCCACGAGTCCAAGGACATCACCTGA
- a CDS encoding nucleotidyltransferase domain-containing protein: MGIVEAIAEAVRAHPAVERVEPIGSRARGTATELSDWDFHVAIEDFAEVSADLPALVAPYEPLAAQWDPLGDHASYLLIFAGPVKVDLIFGDVPRSRNPPWRVGPDTLAAMDSHFWDWSLWLVSKRRHGMNDRVRGELLKMSHHLLRPLGIETLPLSLEEAADHYVRARDRLEARYRTRISRSLEEEVLPLVRAPHRDHYRPSGLRS; this comes from the coding sequence ATGGGGATAGTGGAGGCCATCGCCGAGGCGGTACGGGCGCACCCCGCCGTGGAGCGGGTCGAACCCATCGGCTCCCGCGCCCGCGGAACCGCCACCGAACTGTCGGACTGGGATTTCCACGTAGCCATCGAGGACTTCGCGGAAGTTTCCGCAGACCTGCCCGCATTGGTGGCGCCCTATGAGCCCCTGGCCGCCCAATGGGATCCGCTGGGGGACCACGCGAGTTACCTGCTGATCTTCGCCGGCCCGGTCAAGGTCGATCTCATCTTCGGCGACGTACCGCGCAGTCGGAACCCGCCCTGGCGCGTGGGACCCGACACCCTGGCGGCAATGGATTCACACTTCTGGGACTGGTCCCTATGGCTTGTGAGTAAGCGCCGTCATGGGATGAACGACCGCGTACGGGGCGAACTCCTCAAGATGAGCCACCACCTTCTCCGCCCCCTGGGAATCGAGACCCTTCCGCTCTCCCTGGAAGAGGCGGCCGACCACTACGTCCGCGCCCGCGACCGGCTGGAAGCGCGCTACCGGACGCGCATATCCCGGAGCCTGGAGGAGGAAGTCCTCCCACTCGTCCGCGCACCACATCGTGACCATTACCGGCCGTCAGGTCTTCGGTCATAA